Proteins encoded by one window of Microcoleus sp. FACHB-68:
- a CDS encoding ABC transporter substrate-binding protein, whose product MNRLGDSMSCTRRQALWFLVGAAGAGVLHACTTADPTPQENTLSTSMGLVTWIGLTPFYIAQQKGFFKELDINLEIKDFSASADSLAAFAAGHLKGLAPVTSEAMLLAANGVDFRVVLVEDISVGADGILARNSIADIKDFKGKQIAVDQGSVSHYFLLQVLNEFGLSAADIALVAMTPDAAATAYETGEIDIAVTYSPYLDKAKITQKDGRVIYDSSQMPSAIVDLYVFETKFIESYPQAVGAFVRGIFQGLDFLKTNRQEGLEIAAKYLDITPNELDEDLKLLQFPDVQMNLEMLGNPASERYLLKTMQNMTEFLKQQNQINRVPNFSALLAPEFVKAVAASA is encoded by the coding sequence ATGAACCGATTGGGAGATTCAATGAGTTGTACGCGCCGGCAAGCGCTGTGGTTTCTCGTTGGTGCTGCCGGTGCCGGTGTCCTCCACGCTTGCACCACAGCCGATCCCACCCCCCAAGAAAACACCCTTTCCACTTCAATGGGACTCGTGACTTGGATAGGACTGACACCGTTTTACATCGCTCAGCAGAAAGGTTTCTTCAAAGAACTCGACATCAATTTAGAAATTAAAGACTTCAGCGCTAGTGCCGATTCTCTGGCAGCTTTTGCAGCAGGACACCTTAAGGGACTCGCGCCGGTGACATCAGAAGCAATGCTGCTGGCTGCAAATGGCGTTGATTTTCGAGTTGTTTTAGTTGAAGATATTTCGGTTGGTGCTGATGGAATTTTAGCACGGAATAGCATTGCAGACATTAAAGATTTTAAAGGCAAACAAATTGCTGTAGATCAAGGCAGTGTCAGCCACTATTTCTTGCTGCAAGTGCTTAACGAATTTGGATTAAGTGCTGCCGATATTGCCCTAGTGGCGATGACCCCAGATGCGGCAGCAACCGCTTATGAAACCGGCGAAATCGATATTGCGGTAACTTACTCGCCTTATTTAGATAAAGCAAAGATCACTCAGAAAGATGGCAGAGTGATTTATGATTCTTCCCAAATGCCAAGCGCCATTGTTGATCTTTATGTTTTCGAGACGAAGTTTATTGAAAGCTATCCGCAAGCGGTGGGTGCGTTTGTGCGAGGCATTTTTCAAGGTTTGGATTTTTTGAAGACAAACCGGCAGGAAGGATTGGAAATTGCGGCCAAATACCTTGATATTACCCCGAATGAGTTAGATGAAGACTTAAAATTGTTGCAGTTTCCAGATGTTCAGATGAATTTAGAAATGCTGGGAAACCCTGCCAGCGAGCGGTACTTGCTGAAAACTATGCAAAATATGACAGAATTCTTAAAGCAGCAAAATCAAATTAACCGAGTCCCCAACTTTTCTGCTTTATTAGCACCTGAGTTTGTGAAAGCGGTTGCAGCTAGCGCTTAA
- a CDS encoding NUDIX hydrolase, with product MGDERVHVAIAILYREGKFLLQLRDNIPGIAYPGYWGFFGGHIEAGENPEDALKRELLEEITYTASVVSEFGLYSDAKAIRHVYHGPLTVDLNELVLNEGWDMGLLTPEEIRAGERYSERAGQVRPLGQIHQQILLDFMAGTKK from the coding sequence ATGGGTGATGAACGCGTTCATGTGGCGATTGCAATCTTATATCGTGAAGGCAAGTTTCTTTTGCAGTTGCGAGATAATATTCCGGGAATTGCTTACCCAGGGTATTGGGGATTTTTTGGGGGGCATATCGAAGCCGGCGAAAACCCAGAAGATGCCTTGAAGCGGGAACTCCTAGAAGAAATTACTTACACTGCATCGGTAGTTTCAGAATTTGGTTTGTATTCAGATGCTAAAGCAATCCGCCATGTCTATCATGGCCCTTTAACGGTGGATTTAAACGAGTTAGTGCTGAATGAAGGGTGGGATATGGGGTTATTGACTCCCGAAGAAATTAGGGCGGGTGAGCGTTATTCAGAACGTGCCGGCCAAGTGCGACCATTAGGACAAATTCACCAGCAAATTTTATTAGATTTTATGGCCGGCACAAAGAAATAA